In Helianthus annuus cultivar XRQ/B chromosome 9, HanXRQr2.0-SUNRISE, whole genome shotgun sequence, the following are encoded in one genomic region:
- the LOC118481846 gene encoding uncharacterized protein LOC118481846 yields MPVVHLRATRSYLRRLRNSNQQRANVIGYVTEVGPQSVKSSGARAVEFNLTNERNRRVRVTLWGDLGDVMLKKKDENPAVYCLILTSMSAKFYLGVLGLSSSSSTILIDSSEVPALQTFKSSVSCVPIGDASDPVTEEVVSVGTLQELVDRVRADKSKKKAILFRNVVEITSIRTKNSWYLFTCSGSQCRRGLTREGGYFICKACKSKVDYPRTRFRIQADVTDGTMSTVVTLFDEVAEQLVKRTAKSLVEEQLNDTSIDAPILPSALESLIGTKHTFEIKSHTYYRYGEYESFNCAKIVGPGLDDTDGNVKCVTSDLGAIPSDSPKRGSSLPPPTPGTGRKLRKLYLEESDDDDEGVSVDRAHVTGVVDNSGDAKKGSH; encoded by the exons ATGCCGGTAGTTCATTTACGCGCTACCCGTTCTTACTTACGGCGTTTGAGGAACTCGAACCAACAGAGGGCAA ATGTTATCGGATATGTTACTGAGGTGGGGCCGCAGTCTGTGAAATCATCGGGTGCTCGCGCGGTTGAGTTCAATCTAACCAACGAACG CAATCGCCGGGTTAGAGTGACGCTGTGGGGTGATCTCGGTGATGTTATGCTTAAGAAGAAGGACGAAAACCCGGCTGTCTACTGTCTAATCCTGACTTCCATGAGCGCAAAGTTTTACCTGG GTGTCCTTGGTTTGTCCAGTTCATCGTCAACTATTCTCATTGATTCCTCCGAGGTTCCCGCACTGCAGACTTTTAAGTCGTCTGTCAG CTGTGTTCCTATTGGAGATGCTAGCGATCCAGTGACCGAGGAAGTTGTAAGTGTTGGTACTCTACAAGAGCTTGTGGACAGAGTTCGTGCTGACAAATCCAAAAAAAAG GCCATCCTTTTCCGGAACGTTGTAGAGATTACGTCTATTAGAACCAAGAACAGCTGGTATCTTTTCACGTGTTCCGGTAGCCAATGTCGTAGGGGACTAACAAGAGAGGGCGGTTACTTCATTTGCAAGGCGTGCAAATCGAAGGTTGACTATCCAAGGACGAG GTTTCGGATTCAAGCGGATGTAACTGATGGAACAATGAGCACCGTTGTCACCCTCTTTGATGAAGTTGCTGAGCAGTTGGTCAAGAGGACCGCAAAATCCTTAGTAGAGGAACAGCTAAAT GATACTTCTATAGATGCTCCCATATTACCCTCCGCCCTCGAATCCCTTATTGGAACAAAACACACTTTTGAGATAAAGAGCCACACATACTACCGTTATGGAGAATATGAGAGCTTCAATTGTGCGAAGATTGTCGGCCCTGGTTTGGATGATACAGATGGGAATGTTAAGTGTGTCACGTCGGATTTGGGTGCCATACCATCTGACTCCCCAAAGCGTGGTTCGAGCCTCCCGCCTCCGACACCCGGAACTGGACGCAAACTTAGAAAACT CTACCTTGAAGAATCGGATGACGATGATGAGGGGGTGTCCGTTGATCGTGCGCATGTTACCGGTGTGGTTGACAATAGTGGGGATGCTAAGAAGGGCTCTCATTGA